From a single Vampirovibrio chlorellavorus genomic region:
- a CDS encoding thermonuclease family protein, which yields MMKALFSLLLFLAFASPAMAERFVSCHDGDTCTLESGLRVRFAGIDAPEIGQPFALEARDYLTQMVEGRESRLDCSGWSYKRRVCDVFVNGMDVQKELVGWGLAYDYEKYSGGRYQNAQAFAQKMGRGVWSFPDGGFRPWDYRRRK from the coding sequence ATGATGAAGGCTTTGTTCTCCCTTTTGCTCTTTCTGGCTTTTGCTTCTCCTGCCATGGCCGAGCGGTTTGTCTCTTGCCATGATGGGGATACTTGCACTTTGGAAAGCGGTTTAAGAGTCCGGTTCGCAGGGATTGACGCTCCTGAAATAGGCCAACCCTTTGCGCTGGAAGCAAGAGATTATCTGACTCAGATGGTGGAAGGTCGAGAATCCCGGCTGGACTGTAGTGGCTGGAGCTATAAGCGTCGAGTCTGTGATGTCTTTGTCAACGGCATGGACGTTCAGAAGGAACTGGTCGGCTGGGGACTGGCTTATGACTATGAGAAATACTCTGGCGGTCGATACCAAAACGCACAAGCTTTTGCCCAAAAGATGGGCCGAGGGGTATGGTCATTTCCTGATGGCGGGTTCCGTCCTTGGGATTACCGCAGGCGTAAGTAG
- a CDS encoding helix-turn-helix domain-containing protein, with protein sequence MSRLGDRLKELRGNLSLMDVEKGSGIPRFTISRYESGENVPSPSKIKQLAAFFEIPYPELRKTFYEELFLTNPDEKEAMLACVFENLNKEELLARLHQMGQ encoded by the coding sequence ATGTCCCGTTTGGGAGACCGCTTAAAAGAACTAAGAGGCAACCTTTCTCTAATGGATGTAGAGAAGGGCAGCGGCATTCCCCGGTTTACAATCAGTCGGTATGAATCTGGCGAAAACGTGCCATCACCAAGCAAAATAAAACAATTAGCCGCATTTTTTGAAATACCCTACCCTGAACTCAGAAAGACTTTTTACGAAGAACTTTTCCTGACAAACCCAGATGAAAAAGAGGCTATGCTGGCCTGTGTTTTTGAAAACTTGAATAAAGAAGAACTTTTAGCTCGCTTACACCAAATGGGCCAATAA